In a genomic window of Wyeomyia smithii strain HCP4-BCI-WySm-NY-G18 chromosome 1, ASM2978416v1, whole genome shotgun sequence:
- the LOC129719036 gene encoding exosome complex component RRP45, giving the protein MKERVLSNSEKLFVQKAVLESTRVDGRTLDEFRQLRINFGSEWGSVHVSLGETRVLAQVSCEVVTPRATRPNEGTLFINVELGPMAAAHFEPGRQSEASVQLNRILERAIKDSGCVDLESLCLVADEKVWNLRVDVNVLNHEGNIIDCASVAALTALAHFKRPDVSLNGEEVVIHTIYERDPISIGINHYPICVSYGIFNKGKIAIADPTNLEERVAEAKIVFGMNSYGELCGIHLGGITLTSSDVLLRTASKAAKRARMIVQKIKDNILEDAEKRKNNKPVGFNECIRLNEITALAQDRLYIRLKRFKLDKNAQNNDSDVDDESSQDELKDTHAKSDEETVEISRDDVPEDIQMEVEETVVTLPNNSAVLVPKSADATNQWIPEDEMGIEKSTKKTIKKKNKKKKRSKEAISRMNDIDDMSSSEEETITLTSDEINR; this is encoded by the exons ATGAAAGAACGTGTGCTATCCAACAGCGAGAAACTCTTTGTACAAAAGGCTGTACTAGAGTCTACG AGAGTTGATGGTCGCACTTTAGATGAATTCCGTCAGCTGCGTATTAACTTCGGCTCAGAATGGGGCAGCGTGCACGTTTCCCTGGGAGAGACCCGAGTTCTAGCACAGGTTAGTTGCGAAGTTGTAACTCCTAGAGCAACAAGGCCCAATGAAGGGACATTATTTATTAATGTTGAGCTGGGACCGATGGCGGCAGCTCACTTCGAGCCCGGTCGACAGTCAGAGGCTAGCGTCCAACTAAATCGAATTTTGGAAAGAGCCATTAAAGACTCCGGCTGTGTGGACTTAGAATCGCTTTGCCTGGTAGCAGATGAAAAAGTGTGGAACCTACGGGTGGATGTAAATGTACTTAACCACGAGGGTAACATAATAGATTGTGCCTCGGTTGCAGCGCTAACTGCATTAGCGCATTTCAAAAGACCCGATGTTAGCTTGAACGGGGAGGAAGTTGTAATACATACGATATACGAAAGAGACCCAATTTCAATTGGCATCAATCATTATCCCATCTGCGTAAGCTATGGTATATTTAACAAGGGTAAGATAGCGATTGCCGACCCCACAAATTTAGAGGAACGCGTAGCAGAAGCCAAAATCGTGTTCGGCATGAATTCTTACGGCGAACTCTGCGGTATCCATTTGGGAGGAATAACCTTAACTAGTTCCGATGTTTTGTTACGAACAGCATCCAAAGCTGCCAAACGTGCTAGAAtgattgtgcaaaaaattaaagataACATTTTGGAAGATGCCGAGAAACGTAAAAATAATAAACCTGTTGGTTTCAATGAATGCATTCGGCTTAATGAAATCACTGCGTTAGCTCAAGATAGGCTCTATATTCGTCTGAAACGATTTAAATTAGATAAAAATGCGCAAAATAACGACAGCGACGTAGACGATGAAAGTTCTCAAGATGAACTAAAAGATACCCACGCAAAATCAGACGAGGAAACAGTAGAAATATCCCGTGACGATGTACCGGAAGATATCCAAATGGAAGTTGAAGAAACAGTGGTGACGCTGCCAAACAATTCCGCTGTTCTGGTACCAAAATCTGCCGATGCCACTAATCAGTGGATTCCAGAGGATGAAATGGGAATTGAGAAGAGTACAAAGAAAACTATAAAAaagaagaataagaagaaaaaacgATCTAAGGAGGCGATTTCTCGTATGAATGATATTGATGACATGAGCAGCAGCGAGGAGGAAACGATCACGCTAACTTCGGATGAAATTAATCGATAA